TTTCGTGAATGCATGCCTTGTCATGCGTGCACCAGGCGACCCATTGATTTTTCAAGAGCTTGAAGATCACATCAGCCAGTACCGGGTGCCAAGTACTCTTGTGTCCATGCTGGCCATGCTGAGGTTCTTCGTTCTTCCATCTAACCCCAAGCCTGAGCTTTGGCCCCATTAGCGTCATGACGCCTACCCACAGTCTGCGCTCTAACCATTCGCTCGAGCCGACTCGCGTCGGCAGGCCGCCGCTCGCGGCTCAGCTTCAACGTTAAAGCGCATGAGTTTCCTTTCCCGCATCTTCGGACGTAAGCCACCACAGAATCTCGGCGGCAAGAGCCTCGTTTCATTCGATGAGCATGGCGTTACACGCAACATGCCAGATGGGCGGGTAGAGGCCGTCTCCTGGCATGAACTCCAGGAAGTCATAATCGTTACGACCGGCGAGGGGCCATTCGAAGACGATGTTTTCTGGGTCCTAAGCGGCAATGGCCGGGGTTGTGCTGTACCGAGCGAGTCGGCTGGAATGAAGGAATTGTTGACACGCCTTCAGCAGTTGCCTGGGTTCAACAATGAGTCTGTGATCCAAGCGATGGGAAGTACAAGCAACGCCAAGTTCATTTGTTGGAGTCGCGGGAATGCGCTTTAACCTTTTGGTCAAGCGGACCTGCGCCAGCTACGCTGGCTGGTCCGCTTACCGCGAACGTTAGGCCTCATGATCGTCCCGCTTCTGGAATCGACCCGACTTCGGCTTCGCCAGTACCGAGTGGGCGATCTTCCACACTTCGCGGCGTTGAACTCCGACCCCGACGTACGTGAGCACGTCGGCGGCCTTCTACCGACACAGCGCATTTCGCAGTACCTGCATGACTTCGCCGCCACGACAGAACCCACCGAACTGCGAGCGTGGGCGATTGAGAACTCAAAGAACGGTGAGTACATCGGACACGCTTGGCTACTCCACCAAGGCAGGCTATATCAGCCTGACGTAGGGGTATTAATTTCAAAGAATCACTGGGGCAGTCGATTTGGGCCAGAGGCAACTGCTGAAATCCAGCGATTTGCTAAACGCGAACTCAACAGCGCTTGCGTTTATGCGTCAGTCGACACTGACAACCTAAGATCAATATCCATGTTGCACCGAGCAGGCTTCGCCTATTTAGCTACCGAGAAAGATGAAGAGGGTAGTTTTTATATTTTCGTCAGCAATGAGGCCTAACCCCTCGCTCAACCGGACCCATTGCCGCATGCGGCTAAAGGCCCTCCATTTCATTCTGGGCCTTTAGCCACATACCGCAACGGTCCGGTTAGCTCAAACGTTGTGCGTCGCTAGATTGGTGACCGAGATGATCGACCGATTCATTCCGCAGATTGAGGCTGCTCAAACGCAAGGAGCCGTTGTCTTGCTCAAGTGGGACGGGGAGAGGCCGAACGTTCGCGGCACGGTTGTCATCACGCGTCAGGACACGGACTATGTTTGGCGCAAAGACTGTGACGATGTTGCGGCGGGATTGGCGGAAGCGCTACACGACTACGAGGCCAAGCATGCTCTTTGAATCTGGCTGCCTTTCACGCGCAACGCACAACCTGTCATTGGA
This region of Paucibacter aquatile genomic DNA includes:
- a CDS encoding GNAT family N-acetyltransferase — protein: MIVPLLESTRLRLRQYRVGDLPHFAALNSDPDVREHVGGLLPTQRISQYLHDFAATTEPTELRAWAIENSKNGEYIGHAWLLHQGRLYQPDVGVLISKNHWGSRFGPEATAEIQRFAKRELNSACVYASVDTDNLRSISMLHRAGFAYLATEKDEEGSFYIFVSNEA